In Nicotiana tabacum cultivar K326 chromosome 11, ASM71507v2, whole genome shotgun sequence, a single window of DNA contains:
- the LOC107809162 gene encoding uncharacterized protein LOC107809162, with the protein MALQAMSDAELALSISGMALRTLIMEIERDRREERRTDSFKKVTSKYKEYRTKHQTLAKVFNQDSEFQLFRDGLKKKDEQLAKKDEELKERDDELMRAIGRCSELEAALKAKDDA; encoded by the exons ATGGCGCTACAGGCGATGAGCGATGCGGAATTAGCACTGAGTATATCTGGCATGGCTTTGCGA ACTCTTATCATGGAGATTGAGCGTGACCGGCGGGAGGAGCGGAGAACGGACAGTTTTAAGAAGGTGACCTCTAAATATAAAGAGTACCGTACTAAGCATCAAACGTTGGCCAAGGTCTTTAACCAGGATAGCGAGTTTCAGCTGTTTCGTGACGGGCTTAAAAAGAAGGACGAGCAATTGGCCAAAAAAGATGAAGAGTTAAAGGAGAGGGACGATGAGCTAATGAGAGCCATCGGTCGGTGCAGCGAGCTTGAGGCAGCTTTAAAGGCCAAGGATGACGCGTGA